One Deltaproteobacteria bacterium genomic window, CCAGCCTTGAGGACATCTCGCCGGTGGCCTGGCGCGTAAACGTCACGCCCAGGACCTCTTCAGGCCTGGCCAGGTTCTCCCTGACCAGCCAGGCCGCCCGCCGGGTTAAAACCAGGGTCTTGCCTGTACCTGGCCCGGCCAAAATAGACAGGGGCCCGGACCCATGAGTTACAGCCTCATATTGAGGCGGATTCAGGTCGTCCAGAAGCGGGTCATCCGGGAATAAAACCGCCTGACCGCCCTTCCCTTTTGCCGGGGTAAAGAGGCTCTCAGGCTCTGCCTTGGACTCAGAAGCCGCCTTAGCAGGAGCGCCGGCCTTTTTCTTTTTTTCAGGAGACGCCAAAGCGAACAGGGCGTTCTGGCCAAGGAGCGACTTCCGCTCGGCTGGATCGAAGAGACTCACCCGGCCGTACTCGCCGTCGTATCCGGGGGCAAGGCGGACCTGACCTTTCCGCATCCGCTCGATTCCTATGCCCAACAGCTCGCCCCCGGCCCGGGCGATGTCCTCAATCGGCATCTCCCTAAGGATAAGGAGCTCCGGCCCCAGCTTGGCCAACAAATCGTTATAAAGGTGGCTAACTTTTTTTGTTTGAGGACCGCTGCCAAGGACTTCAGACAGGACTTCAGACAGAGGGATAAGGCTCTGAAAAAAGCGGGCTGCCTCAGGCCGCGCCTCCTCTGAATCAGACGCTGGCGGCCGGTCAGCCAGCTCCTCAACCCGGTACATCACACCCAGGGTCACGGGCTTACCGCACACCGGACACAGTCCCTTAAGCCGCCTGGTCTCCGACGGTTTGAGGCGCTGGTGGCATTTGCGGTGTCCGTCCAGGTGATATTTGCCTTCCTCGGGAAAAAATTCAATGGTGCCTTTAAAACCGCCCTGCCCCTTCATGGCCTTTATAATGGCCGGATACGAGAAATCGGTCTCAAAAAGATTGGCCTCCCGGCCCAGCTTGGCTGACGAATGGGCATCCGAATTGGAAACCAGAATAAAACGATCTATGGCTGAGAATCTCGAATTCATGGCCGGGTCTGAAGACAGTCCGGTCTCCAAGGCATAGATATGCCCGGTCAAGTCCTCGAAACATTCTTCAATGGAATCGAACCCGCTTTTGGAACCTAGCACTGAAAACCAGGGCGTCCAGATATGGGCGGGAATAAAAAAGATTTCCGGTGAAATTTCAAGGCAAAACTCCAGCAGGTCTTTGGCGTCCAGGCCCAGAATCGGCCTGCCATCGGATTCGATATTACCGAGACGGGCCAACCGGCTGTTAAAACGAGCCGCTGTCTCAAGGTTGGGCAGGAGGATCAGATTATGATTCTTGCGAACCTGACCTTTCTTCTTATAGATGTTGGAAATCTCGACACTAAGGACAAACCGGGTTTGCCCGCCTTCTGAAAGCACCAGCTCATCTTTGAGCCGGTAAAAGCCCTCCTCAGCCTCAACCAGCTGATCCTGAAGCTCGGCAAACCACTCCGGATGAGTCGCATCACCGGTGCCAACCAGA contains:
- a CDS encoding UvrD-helicase domain-containing protein — its product is MKFTADLHVHSRFSRATSRKINLSSLDFWAARKGLALVGTGDATHPEWFAELQDQLVEAEEGFYRLKDELVLSEGGQTRFVLSVEISNIYKKKGQVRKNHNLILLPNLETAARFNSRLARLGNIESDGRPILGLDAKDLLEFCLEISPEIFFIPAHIWTPWFSVLGSKSGFDSIEECFEDLTGHIYALETGLSSDPAMNSRFSAIDRFILVSNSDAHSSAKLGREANLFETDFSYPAIIKAMKGQGGFKGTIEFFPEEGKYHLDGHRKCHQRLKPSETRRLKGLCPVCGKPVTLGVMYRVEELADRPPASDSEEARPEAARFFQSLIPLSEVLSEVLGSGPQTKKVSHLYNDLLAKLGPELLILREMPIEDIARAGGELLGIGIERMRKGQVRLAPGYDGEYGRVSLFDPAERKSLLGQNALFALASPEKKKKAGAPAKAASESKAEPESLFTPAKGKGGQAVLFPDDPLLDDLNPPQYEAVTHGSGPLSILAGPGTGKTLVLTRRAAWLVRENLARPEEVLGVTFTRQATGEMSSRLAWCLPFNSRIKKMPVMTFHALGARILSEFSGRQFEVLSEEAILDLAREVARGSDYSPAELLRIISLAKQNLGRPGDLENPELAQLYQRYEQALASAGGYDFDDLIAKTVALLEENPAIAKACQDRHRHVLVDEYQDVNLAQYRLTRLLVRDSSPSLTVIGDPDQAIYGFRGADAAYFKRFNEDFPGARVIRLTQNYRSTDTILKASAQVIAHNPFEGRVELFSGLSGPVRLTTVAAASPQAEAEYVAVQIEKLLGGTSHYALDTGLADSTETSDLTLKDIAVLYRLHALAGPFVEALGQAGLPLQQAGTESLHETDDMDFSVEKISLLTMHAAKGLEFEVVFIVGLEEGVLPYEPPNDRPVSLEEERRLFYVAMTRARRQLFLTRSRSRSLFGIKRQPKPSPFLEEISSQLKTQARLGRRPPPRARQLELF